A single region of the Arthrobacter sp. zg-Y820 genome encodes:
- a CDS encoding alpha/beta fold hydrolase: protein MKANRQRTVETDGARLAVFEYGQPAAPATPTVLLVHGYPDDHTVFAGVIEDLAADHRVIAYDTRNAGASRLTKEFRGGTGTGPEEIAAGSPLAPYRLPVLVADLCAVLADAGGPVHLVGHDWGSIQCWAAVRDARAAGRVLSFTSISGPDLGHLRRWFRQCLRSPRRWLLAVGQALRSSYVAFFQLPVLPELLCRRLGPQYARRAGTSAEAATGNAVRGLQLYRANLLGSGVSAREPLPPVEVPVHVLVPLHDPFLSPRLTDGLAAEVPDLRISAVDGGHWWPAENSAAFCRMLRQLTGS, encoded by the coding sequence ATGAAGGCAAACAGGCAGCGGACCGTGGAGACCGACGGCGCCCGGCTGGCCGTGTTCGAGTACGGCCAGCCGGCGGCACCGGCGACCCCCACCGTCCTGCTGGTTCACGGCTATCCCGATGACCACACGGTGTTTGCCGGCGTCATCGAGGATCTGGCCGCTGACCACCGGGTGATCGCCTACGACACCCGCAACGCCGGGGCATCCCGGCTGACCAAGGAATTCCGCGGGGGGACCGGCACGGGGCCGGAGGAGATCGCGGCCGGCAGCCCGCTGGCTCCCTACCGCCTCCCGGTGCTCGTCGCGGACCTCTGCGCCGTGTTGGCGGACGCCGGCGGGCCGGTTCATTTGGTCGGCCATGACTGGGGTTCCATCCAATGCTGGGCAGCGGTTCGTGATGCCCGTGCCGCGGGCCGGGTCCTCAGCTTCACCAGCATTTCCGGGCCGGACCTCGGACATCTGCGCCGCTGGTTTCGGCAGTGCCTCCGCAGTCCGCGCCGCTGGCTTCTCGCCGTCGGGCAGGCCCTGCGAAGCTCGTACGTCGCCTTTTTCCAGCTCCCCGTGCTGCCTGAACTGCTCTGCCGCCGGCTCGGGCCGCAGTACGCCCGGCGGGCGGGAACCAGCGCCGAAGCAGCAACCGGCAATGCGGTCCGCGGCCTCCAGCTTTACCGCGCCAACCTTCTTGGTTCCGGCGTTTCCGCGCGGGAGCCGCTGCCTCCCGTCGAGGTTCCGGTGCATGTGCTGGTGCCGCTGCATGATCCGTTCCTGTCGCCGCGGTTGACGGACGGTCTTGCGGCGGAGGTCCCGGACCTGCGGATCAGCGCCGTGGACGGCGGACACTGGTGGCCCGCCGAGAACAGCGCCGCGTTTTGCCGGATGCTCCGGCAGCTCACCGGCTCGTAG
- a CDS encoding FAD/NAD(P)-binding protein, producing the protein MTNTQSFHVAVIGAGPRGISVVERTLAGYLALAPDARPALTITVLDPFNPGPGHVWRTGQSRLFLMNTPALFPTVVPAGATAAELAASPTGLSFEQWRIRMTESDAGADLPAADREELAGLTPGAFASRAVYGRYLEWTYARLREAASAAGVRLVHVRAEVLSLARPEPGSGWSVEVAGEGTLAADAVVLALGHLPAALSADQDRLRDAADRHNLRYLPPAVPSDVDLSVLPAGEPVLVRGLGLNFFDIMIQVTSGRGGRFVPSGEPAGRALRYEPSGREPVLVAASRRGTPYRAKARLESYVPRGVKLRYFTEETAAAFREQGILPGFDHDLWPLLHRDAVWAYYSTLARVAADELLTPASAFLDELRAALDLPGPDWDAAKEEVLGRCVPAARRTNLEALAQPLGRRPYRGARELDDAVLAYLEDDAAGSDAGEDDPLKMMIGALNAGRTVLKAIVADGGLAEASWLTELRGWFEPLVEGLASGPPPERIEQLAALVRAGIVHFVGPDPRFDVDEARGVFTGVSPWSGTEYAARTLVEAMMPANRVDRNISPLLGGMLHSGLVRPKVMMAGDGTAVVTPGLDVTLPPYRPVGISGEPQQDLYVLGLQLSSVQWGTAIAAEAGSPARAGARTLRDAADIADALLASAARGGAGAGSTAGKQPLANAQALPHP; encoded by the coding sequence ATGACGAATACGCAGAGCTTCCACGTGGCCGTGATCGGGGCGGGTCCGCGGGGAATCTCTGTCGTGGAGCGCACGCTGGCCGGCTATCTGGCCCTTGCCCCCGACGCCAGGCCGGCACTGACCATCACCGTCCTTGATCCGTTCAACCCCGGCCCCGGCCATGTCTGGCGCACCGGACAGTCCCGGCTGTTCCTGATGAACACCCCCGCCCTTTTCCCCACCGTCGTTCCGGCCGGCGCCACGGCCGCCGAGCTGGCGGCATCACCGACCGGGCTGTCTTTCGAGCAGTGGCGGATCCGGATGACTGAATCGGACGCCGGCGCGGACCTGCCGGCAGCGGATCGGGAAGAACTTGCCGGGCTGACCCCCGGCGCGTTTGCCAGCCGGGCCGTCTACGGACGCTATTTGGAGTGGACCTACGCCCGTCTCCGGGAGGCGGCCTCGGCCGCAGGGGTGCGGCTGGTGCATGTGCGCGCCGAAGTTCTCAGCCTCGCCCGTCCGGAACCGGGTTCGGGCTGGTCGGTGGAGGTCGCCGGGGAAGGCACCTTGGCCGCTGACGCCGTCGTCCTCGCCCTGGGTCATCTGCCTGCCGCGCTGAGCGCCGACCAGGACCGGCTGCGTGACGCCGCCGACCGCCACAACCTGCGGTACCTGCCCCCGGCCGTGCCTTCCGACGTGGACCTCTCAGTGCTTCCGGCCGGCGAGCCGGTGCTGGTGCGCGGCCTCGGGCTCAATTTTTTCGACATCATGATTCAGGTGACCTCCGGCCGCGGCGGCCGCTTTGTGCCCAGCGGAGAACCCGCCGGCCGCGCCCTGCGGTACGAGCCCAGCGGACGCGAGCCCGTCCTGGTGGCGGCCTCACGCCGGGGCACTCCGTACCGGGCAAAGGCCCGGCTGGAGTCCTACGTGCCGCGCGGCGTCAAGCTGCGCTACTTCACCGAAGAAACTGCAGCCGCTTTTCGGGAGCAGGGCATTTTGCCCGGCTTTGACCATGATCTGTGGCCCCTGCTGCACCGCGACGCCGTCTGGGCCTACTACTCGACGCTGGCCCGGGTGGCCGCTGACGAACTGCTGACGCCGGCGTCGGCCTTCCTCGACGAGCTGCGAGCCGCGCTGGACCTCCCCGGTCCGGACTGGGACGCAGCCAAGGAAGAGGTCCTGGGCCGCTGTGTTCCCGCCGCCCGGCGCACCAATCTTGAAGCCCTGGCCCAGCCGCTGGGCCGGCGCCCGTACCGCGGGGCCCGTGAGCTCGACGACGCGGTCCTCGCGTACCTGGAGGACGACGCCGCCGGCTCCGACGCGGGTGAGGACGATCCGCTGAAAATGATGATCGGCGCGCTCAACGCCGGGCGCACGGTGCTGAAAGCGATAGTGGCCGACGGCGGACTCGCCGAAGCGTCCTGGCTCACCGAGCTGCGCGGCTGGTTTGAGCCGCTCGTGGAGGGGCTGGCCAGCGGGCCGCCGCCCGAGCGGATCGAACAGCTGGCCGCCCTGGTGCGGGCCGGCATCGTGCACTTCGTGGGCCCCGACCCGCGCTTTGACGTGGATGAAGCGCGCGGTGTCTTCACCGGGGTTTCACCGTGGTCGGGCACCGAATACGCGGCCCGCACCCTGGTCGAAGCCATGATGCCGGCCAACCGCGTGGACCGGAACATTTCTCCGCTGCTCGGTGGAATGCTGCACTCCGGCCTGGTCCGGCCCAAGGTGATGATGGCCGGGGACGGCACCGCGGTGGTGACTCCGGGGCTTGACGTCACCCTGCCGCCGTACCGGCCGGTGGGCATCAGCGGCGAACCGCAGCAGGACCTGTACGTGCTGGGGCTGCAGCTCTCGTCGGTGCAGTGGGGCACCGCGATCGCTGCCGAGGCCGGATCTCCCGCCCGGGCCGGTGCGCGGACCCTGCGGGATGCCGCCGACATCGCTGACGCCCTGCTGGCCTCGGCCGCCCGCGGCGGCGCGGGAGCCGGAAGCACCGCAGGAAAGCAGCCGCTGGCGAACGCCCAGGCTCTGCCTCACCCCTAG